In one Polynucleobacter sp. JS-JIR-5-A7 genomic region, the following are encoded:
- the polA gene encoding DNA polymerase I gives MTKHRLLLVDGSSYLYRAFHAMPDLRNGAGEPTGAIYGMVNMMRRARSELKADHIACVFDAKGKTFRDEMYAEYKAHRSPMPEDLVKQIEPIHAMVKALGWPVLMVSGVEADDVIGTLACQATQAGWETIISTGDKDLAQLVNPSVTLINTMTNEKLDIEGVKEKFGVPPELIVDYLSIIGDAVDNVPGVPKAGPKTANKWLAEFGNLDNLMINADQVKGVVGENLRASLEWLPQARQLITVKTDCDLSPHLPGLDDLHAKSEDAALLRELFERYAFKTWLRDVEKQLTSPGNDSSEPAAFDLVGTPITNTSAENDSKKSRVIATAPTKALSQDTTDLQDAIERHYECVTDDLALEKWLKKIASAQLTAVDTETTSLDALAAELVGISLSVKPGEACYIPVAHRNGEVQLNRDAVLAKLKPWLESASHFKVGQNLKYDAHIFANYGITLGGIAFDTLLESYVLESHLPHNMDSLAERHLGMKTIRYEEVCGKGVHQIGFDQVDLKIATDYAAEDADITLRLHHELWPQIQESPGLLYVYEKIEMPAMRVLGIMERNGIRIDSALLGKQGQQVGKRLLELEGEIHQLAGQPFNIQSPKQIAEILFVQLELPVIKKTPSGAPSTDEEVLQKLAEDYPLPARILDYRSLAKLMSTYIEKLPRMADPKTGRVHTNFSQATAVTGRLASSDPNLQNIPVRTEEGRRIREAFIAAEGCKLLSADYSQIELRIMAHIAEDENLLAAFRDGKDVHQATAAEIFGIPQDDVNSEQRRYAKVINFGLIYGMSAFGLAGNLGIERSAAQNYIAKYFDRYPGVAQYMERTRLEARENGYVETVFGRRLWLPEIKGSNGPRRQGAERAAINAPMQGTAADLIKLAMIAVEDWLEKQQLKTKLLLQVHDELVFDVPLNEIDLLQEKLPDLMCNVAQLKVPLVVSIGIGDNWEEAH, from the coding sequence ATGACTAAACATAGACTCTTGTTGGTAGACGGTTCTAGCTACCTGTATCGCGCCTTTCATGCCATGCCAGACCTCAGAAACGGGGCTGGGGAGCCTACTGGCGCCATCTATGGCATGGTCAATATGATGCGCCGGGCTAGATCTGAGCTCAAGGCTGACCATATCGCTTGCGTCTTTGACGCCAAGGGCAAGACGTTCCGAGATGAAATGTATGCCGAGTACAAAGCCCATCGCTCTCCCATGCCCGAGGATTTGGTGAAGCAAATTGAACCGATTCATGCAATGGTCAAAGCTTTAGGTTGGCCGGTATTGATGGTGTCAGGCGTTGAGGCGGATGATGTGATCGGTACTTTAGCTTGCCAAGCAACCCAAGCAGGTTGGGAAACGATTATCTCTACTGGTGATAAAGATCTAGCCCAGTTAGTCAATCCCTCTGTCACACTTATTAACACGATGACCAATGAAAAGCTGGACATCGAAGGGGTAAAGGAAAAGTTTGGTGTACCTCCTGAACTCATCGTCGACTACTTATCCATCATTGGCGATGCAGTGGATAACGTGCCAGGCGTTCCTAAAGCAGGCCCCAAAACTGCGAACAAATGGTTGGCAGAGTTTGGCAATCTCGATAATTTGATGATCAACGCCGATCAAGTCAAAGGTGTAGTGGGTGAAAATCTTCGCGCTTCTTTAGAGTGGTTGCCACAAGCACGACAACTCATCACCGTCAAAACGGATTGTGATTTATCTCCTCATTTGCCAGGCTTAGATGATTTGCATGCGAAGTCAGAAGATGCTGCTTTGCTTCGAGAGCTATTCGAACGCTATGCCTTTAAGACTTGGTTGCGAGATGTTGAAAAGCAGCTCACCAGCCCAGGAAATGATAGTTCTGAGCCCGCTGCCTTTGATTTGGTGGGTACGCCCATCACCAATACCAGCGCAGAAAATGACTCTAAAAAATCACGAGTTATTGCCACTGCCCCCACTAAAGCACTCTCGCAAGACACGACAGATCTTCAGGATGCAATTGAGCGTCACTACGAGTGTGTCACTGATGACCTTGCTTTAGAGAAGTGGTTAAAAAAAATTGCAAGCGCGCAACTGACTGCGGTTGATACAGAAACAACCAGCCTAGATGCATTGGCTGCAGAGTTGGTTGGGATTTCTTTATCAGTAAAGCCAGGTGAAGCTTGTTACATTCCAGTTGCGCATCGTAATGGTGAAGTACAACTTAATCGAGATGCTGTGCTTGCTAAATTAAAACCTTGGCTAGAGAGTGCAAGTCATTTCAAGGTGGGGCAAAACTTAAAGTATGACGCGCATATTTTTGCAAACTATGGGATTACTTTAGGCGGCATTGCATTTGATACTCTGCTCGAGTCGTATGTGCTGGAGTCACACCTTCCGCACAATATGGATAGCTTGGCTGAACGCCACTTAGGGATGAAAACGATCCGCTATGAAGAGGTGTGTGGCAAAGGGGTTCATCAAATTGGCTTTGACCAGGTCGATTTGAAGATTGCTACTGACTATGCGGCAGAGGATGCGGACATTACCTTGCGCCTGCACCACGAGCTTTGGCCACAGATTCAGGAAAGCCCAGGCCTGCTCTATGTGTATGAAAAGATCGAGATGCCTGCCATGCGGGTTCTGGGAATCATGGAGCGTAATGGCATACGAATCGATTCTGCTTTATTGGGTAAACAGGGTCAGCAAGTTGGCAAGCGCCTTTTGGAACTGGAGGGTGAGATTCATCAACTGGCGGGGCAGCCATTCAATATTCAATCACCCAAGCAAATTGCTGAAATCCTCTTTGTACAACTGGAACTGCCAGTGATTAAGAAGACGCCATCAGGCGCACCGTCAACCGACGAGGAAGTTTTGCAGAAATTGGCGGAGGACTATCCATTACCGGCGCGTATCTTGGACTATCGTAGCTTAGCCAAGCTAATGTCGACCTATATTGAAAAGCTACCGCGCATGGCTGACCCTAAAACAGGGCGCGTCCACACCAACTTTTCGCAAGCAACCGCAGTCACCGGGCGTTTGGCATCGAGTGATCCAAACTTGCAAAACATTCCGGTGCGCACAGAAGAGGGTCGTCGCATACGCGAAGCCTTTATAGCGGCTGAGGGCTGCAAATTGTTATCAGCCGACTATTCTCAAATTGAGCTGCGCATCATGGCACATATTGCGGAAGACGAAAATCTCTTGGCAGCCTTTCGTGATGGCAAAGATGTACACCAAGCCACTGCCGCAGAAATTTTTGGTATCCCGCAAGATGATGTCAATTCAGAGCAACGTCGTTATGCCAAGGTCATTAACTTTGGCCTGATCTATGGCATGAGCGCTTTTGGTTTAGCAGGCAATCTGGGGATTGAGCGTTCAGCAGCGCAAAACTATATTGCAAAGTACTTTGATCGTTATCCTGGGGTGGCGCAATATATGGAGCGTACTCGCCTAGAGGCTCGAGAAAATGGTTATGTAGAAACTGTTTTTGGTAGACGCCTCTGGTTGCCGGAAATTAAAGGCTCCAATGGTCCGCGTCGTCAGGGTGCTGAGCGTGCTGCGATTAATGCACCGATGCAAGGAACGGCTGCCGACCTGATTAAGCTTGCCATGATTGCCGTGGAAGACTGGCTTGAAAAGCAACAACTTAAGACGAAGCTGCTATTACAGGTGCATGATGAGTTGGTATTTGACGTTCCCTTGAATGAAATCGATCTGTTGCAGGAAAAGTTACCGGATTTGATGTGCAATGTGGCTCAATTGAAGGTGCCATTGGTCGTTAGTATTGGGATTGGCGATAATTGGGAAGAGGCGCATTAG
- a CDS encoding homoserine kinase, with protein MAVFTPIELSEISPWISQHFNIGEAADIRGIHGGIENSNFFLDTIQNGKTQEYVLTIFERLSAEQLPYYLELMRHLANKGIPVPKPIENHQGEILFSLKGKPAAIVSKLPGISRLQPAAKHCALVGEMLAKMHLAGKDFPQSQENLRSLGWWQQTIPLVLPHVNSSQKDLLTNELATQEAFFASSNYDALPQGASHCDLFRDNVLFDPNSSNDPHEDQLGGFFDFYFAGTDKWLFDLAVTVNDWCLADNKQDLDLARCDALLQAYQAIRPLTKEEHASWPLMMRAAALRFWVSRLWDFYLPRNAQMLTPHDPSHFEHILLSRRSL; from the coding sequence ATGGCTGTATTCACACCTATTGAATTGAGTGAGATCTCCCCTTGGATTTCTCAACATTTCAATATTGGTGAAGCCGCCGATATTCGCGGCATTCATGGTGGGATTGAAAATTCCAATTTCTTTTTAGATACGATCCAAAATGGTAAGACGCAAGAATACGTTCTCACTATTTTTGAAAGATTGTCCGCCGAGCAACTCCCCTACTACTTAGAGTTAATGCGCCACTTGGCAAACAAGGGCATCCCAGTACCCAAGCCAATTGAAAATCATCAGGGAGAAATTCTTTTCTCTCTAAAAGGTAAGCCTGCAGCCATCGTCAGTAAATTACCGGGCATATCTAGACTACAACCCGCAGCAAAACACTGCGCCCTGGTTGGCGAGATGTTAGCCAAGATGCATTTAGCTGGCAAAGATTTTCCTCAGTCACAAGAAAATCTGCGGAGCCTTGGCTGGTGGCAACAAACCATTCCTTTAGTGTTGCCGCATGTCAATTCATCCCAAAAAGATTTGCTGACAAATGAACTTGCTACGCAAGAAGCATTTTTTGCTTCCAGCAACTACGATGCACTTCCACAAGGTGCCAGCCATTGCGATCTCTTTAGAGATAACGTGCTCTTCGATCCCAATAGCAGCAACGATCCTCACGAGGATCAACTCGGTGGTTTCTTTGATTTTTATTTCGCAGGTACCGATAAGTGGTTGTTTGATCTTGCTGTGACCGTAAATGATTGGTGTCTAGCTGACAATAAACAAGATCTTGACCTGGCGCGCTGTGATGCCCTGCTGCAAGCCTATCAAGCTATACGCCCCCTCACCAAAGAAGAGCATGCTAGCTGGCCCCTCATGATGCGCGCTGCGGCACTGCGTTTCTGGGTCTCTCGCCTCTGGGATTTTTATTTACCGCGCAATGCGCAGATGCTCACCCCTCACGACCCAAGTCACTTTGAACACATTCTTCTCAGCCGTCGCTCCTTATGA
- a CDS encoding BPSS1780 family membrane protein yields MKLNTVAPKEGYTWIRQGIWLFKQNPLGFLMLVFMYVFAAQLAVIIPVIGVFAVLLLTPTLSVGFMTACRQAIQKERIRPTVYLVALQSGELIRKRILQLGLIYAALILLLSFVLSLLVDFEMLIPLLTSDTIITPEALRQIYLVLLFGAILYIPVAMLMWFSPVLVAWADMSVSQALFSSWLACWTNKAAFFFYLSIWSVVLIAIPLTIGMLFDALDFGQAASFLVAPISMAGLTLMHCSFYATWKACFTEDEVIL; encoded by the coding sequence ATGAAACTAAACACTGTCGCCCCAAAAGAGGGTTATACCTGGATCAGACAAGGGATTTGGCTTTTTAAGCAAAATCCTTTGGGCTTTTTGATGCTGGTCTTTATGTATGTCTTCGCCGCACAACTCGCCGTCATCATCCCGGTGATTGGGGTGTTTGCAGTATTGCTGTTAACGCCTACTTTGTCAGTTGGTTTTATGACAGCCTGTCGCCAAGCAATTCAAAAGGAGCGTATTCGTCCTACTGTGTATTTGGTAGCACTTCAATCGGGCGAACTGATTCGTAAACGGATACTGCAGTTGGGATTAATTTATGCGGCTCTGATCTTATTACTCAGCTTTGTCTTAAGTCTCTTAGTCGATTTTGAAATGCTCATACCTCTCTTGACGAGTGACACCATCATTACACCTGAAGCACTTCGTCAAATCTATTTAGTACTTTTGTTTGGCGCTATCTTGTATATCCCTGTAGCCATGTTGATGTGGTTTTCCCCTGTCTTAGTAGCTTGGGCAGATATGTCGGTTTCTCAAGCGCTTTTTTCTAGTTGGCTTGCCTGTTGGACAAATAAAGCAGCTTTCTTTTTCTACCTCTCCATTTGGAGTGTCGTGTTGATTGCCATTCCTTTGACGATTGGCATGCTGTTTGATGCCTTAGATTTTGGTCAAGCAGCATCCTTCCTTGTCGCCCCCATTTCTATGGCGGGCCTAACACTCATGCACTGCTCTTTCTATGCCACCTGGAAAGCGTGCTTCACTGAAGATGAAGTCATTCTGTAG
- a CDS encoding UvrD-helicase domain-containing protein translates to MYSDLLANLNPEQREAVTLPPVSPDGQAQSALILAGAGSGKTRVLTTRIAWLIQTGQVSPIGVLAVTFTNKAAKEMMVRLSAMLPINTRGMWIGTFHGLCNRLLRAHHKEAGLPSTFQILDTQDQLSAIKRLLKGLKVDDEKYPPKQLQYFIAHAKERGQRAKDLSVGDDFQAKMAQLYAAYDEQCQREGVVDFAELLLRSYELLKHSEPIRTHYQERFRHILIDEFQDTNALQYAWLKLLSGHDASKVNVSGMGSSSVFAVGDDDQSIYAFRGADVENMRLYEKQFHPLLVKLEQNYRSHGHILDTANHLIANNSERLGKNLRTDAGHGEPVRIYEAPSDHAEAAWLVDEIKALINSGIKRTEVALLYRSNAQSRIIEHALFSAAIPYRVYGGLRFFERAEIKHALAYLRLLENPNDDTSFSRVVNFPTRGIGARSIEALQDAARAQQCSLYLAASSLEGKAGASLGGFIRLVDHMREATRHNTLPETVEFVIQHSGLIQHYLSEREGQDRVENLQELINAATAFIAEEGYGQDAAAAMLPGENAPGVVDISPLAAFLSHASLEAGDNQAQAGQDAVQLMTVHSAKGLEFTSVFITGLEEGLFPHENSINEHNGLEEERRLMYVAITRAKERLYLSHTQSRMLHGQVRYNMPSRFLEELPSDSLKWLTPKAKDARWGGSSRSGSTWQDGYTRQREYESNDFFDSGSDQRRPVKRVGSASMEVKRLASPPRGDYPFKIGQNVFHTKFGEGRVTGLEGVDADARAQVSFKRHGVKWLQLSIAKLAAID, encoded by the coding sequence ATGTACTCAGACTTGCTCGCGAACCTCAATCCAGAACAGCGCGAGGCAGTGACCCTCCCGCCTGTTAGCCCAGATGGCCAAGCCCAATCAGCCTTAATTTTGGCTGGCGCTGGTAGCGGTAAGACGCGTGTACTGACAACCCGTATAGCTTGGTTGATCCAGACCGGTCAGGTTTCTCCCATTGGTGTGCTGGCAGTTACCTTTACGAATAAAGCAGCTAAAGAGATGATGGTGCGTTTGAGCGCCATGTTGCCCATCAATACTCGGGGAATGTGGATTGGCACCTTCCATGGTCTTTGTAACCGTTTATTACGAGCTCACCATAAAGAAGCGGGCTTGCCGTCCACCTTCCAGATATTGGATACCCAAGATCAACTTTCAGCGATTAAGCGTCTTTTGAAGGGCTTAAAGGTAGATGATGAAAAGTATCCACCCAAGCAATTGCAGTATTTCATTGCGCATGCCAAAGAGCGCGGTCAACGCGCCAAGGATTTATCGGTAGGCGATGACTTTCAGGCGAAGATGGCGCAGCTCTATGCCGCTTATGATGAGCAGTGTCAGCGTGAGGGTGTGGTTGATTTTGCGGAACTACTCTTACGTAGCTATGAATTACTAAAGCATAGCGAACCTATTCGTACGCATTATCAAGAACGTTTTCGTCACATCTTGATTGATGAGTTTCAAGATACCAACGCCTTGCAATACGCTTGGCTCAAGCTGCTTTCTGGACATGACGCCAGTAAAGTCAATGTCAGCGGCATGGGTAGCAGTTCTGTATTTGCAGTCGGCGATGACGATCAAAGTATTTATGCCTTCCGTGGTGCCGATGTCGAGAACATGCGTCTCTATGAAAAGCAGTTTCATCCCTTATTGGTCAAGCTCGAGCAAAACTATCGCTCACACGGCCACATTCTCGATACTGCTAATCACCTGATTGCAAATAACTCTGAGCGTCTTGGCAAAAACCTACGGACTGATGCTGGGCATGGCGAGCCAGTCCGTATTTATGAAGCCCCCAGTGATCATGCCGAAGCCGCATGGTTGGTAGATGAAATCAAAGCGCTGATCAATAGCGGGATCAAGCGTACAGAGGTAGCATTGTTGTATCGAAGTAATGCACAGTCACGCATTATTGAGCACGCTTTGTTCTCAGCAGCGATTCCCTATCGTGTCTATGGCGGTCTACGCTTCTTCGAGCGCGCTGAAATTAAACATGCACTTGCTTATCTCCGCTTGCTTGAGAATCCGAACGATGACACCTCATTTTCTCGGGTGGTGAATTTCCCAACCAGGGGAATTGGTGCAAGATCGATTGAAGCCTTACAAGATGCGGCAAGAGCGCAGCAATGTTCTTTGTATTTGGCCGCTTCGTCTCTTGAAGGTAAGGCCGGTGCTTCCTTGGGTGGTTTCATTCGCTTAGTCGATCATATGCGCGAAGCAACCCGTCATAACACCCTGCCTGAAACGGTGGAGTTTGTGATCCAGCACAGTGGCTTGATTCAACATTATTTATCTGAACGCGAAGGACAAGATCGTGTTGAAAACTTACAAGAATTAATCAACGCCGCTACTGCCTTCATTGCGGAAGAAGGCTATGGTCAAGATGCTGCCGCTGCGATGCTACCCGGTGAAAATGCGCCTGGTGTTGTAGATATTTCTCCTTTGGCTGCGTTTTTATCTCATGCTTCATTAGAGGCGGGTGATAACCAAGCCCAAGCAGGTCAAGATGCCGTGCAATTGATGACAGTGCACTCTGCCAAAGGCTTAGAGTTCACCTCGGTCTTTATTACCGGTCTTGAGGAAGGCTTGTTCCCTCATGAGAACAGCATTAACGAGCACAATGGTCTCGAAGAAGAGCGTCGTTTGATGTATGTGGCAATTACTCGTGCTAAAGAGCGCTTATATTTGTCGCACACCCAATCGCGAATGTTGCATGGTCAGGTACGTTACAACATGCCCTCCCGTTTTTTAGAGGAGCTACCCTCTGACTCACTGAAATGGTTAACGCCTAAAGCGAAAGATGCGCGCTGGGGCGGTAGCTCCAGATCAGGCTCGACTTGGCAAGACGGCTATACCCGTCAACGTGAATATGAGTCTAATGATTTCTTTGATTCCGGTAGCGATCAACGGCGACCTGTGAAGCGGGTAGGCTCAGCTTCAATGGAAGTGAAGCGCTTAGCATCACCGCCGCGTGGAGATTATCCATTTAAGATTGGACAGAATGTATTTCACACTAAATTTGGTGAAGGTCGCGTGACTGGTTTAGAGGGCGTTGATGCAGATGCTCGTGCGCAAGTGAGCTTTAAGCGTCACGGTGTGAAGTGGTTACAACTCAGTATTGCCAAGCTTGCTGCGATTGATTGA
- a CDS encoding valine--tRNA ligase gives MPNASNTPNSPVAGSVDELAKSYEPAPIEAYWGPEWERRGIADASMDEGKDNFSIQLPPPNVTGTLHMGHAFNQTIMDGLVRHARMSGNNTLWVPGTDHAGIATQIVVERQLDAQKVSRHDLGREKFLEKVWEWKETSGNTITRQIRRLGASIDWGKEYFTMDSKMSKAVVEVFVRLHEQGLIYRGKRLVNWDPVLGTAVSDLEVVSEEEDGSMWHIHYPLADGSGRLTVATTRPETLLGDVAVMINPEDERYKHLIGKSVNLPLCDRQIPIIADDYVDLNFGTGVVKVTPAHDFNDYAVGQRHQLPLINIFTLDAKINENAPAAYQGMERFAARKQIVADLDAAGLLEKVQPHKLMVPRGDRTQTIIEPMLTDQWFVAMSKPSPDNQYQPGSSIAGAALDAVTKGDIKLVPENWINTYTQWLANIQDWCISRQLWWGHQIPAWYGDDGQIFVARSEDEVKAKAAAAGYTGKLNRDADVLDTWFSSALVPFSSLGWPEETAALNHFLPSSVLVTGFDIIFFWVARMVMMTCHFTGKVPFHTVYVHGLVRDAEGQKMSKSKGNTLDPIDLIDGIQIEDLIGKRTTGLMNPKQAESISKKTKKEFPEGIPAFGTDALRFTFASLASLGRNINFDQKRCEGYRNFCNKLWNATRFVLMNCPGGDEDNGLAPCDNQCGPEGYLDFSPADRWIVSQLQRTEAEVAKGFQNYRFDNIASSIYQFVWDEYCDWYLELAKVQLQTGTPAQQRATRRTLLRVLETILRMAHPLIPFITETLWQTVGPKSGKELAKQSQQTIALQPYPVAQPEKIDEQSEAWVAQVKAIVDACRNLRGEMQVPPGQKVPLWIYGPEAFLQKATPYLLALAKLAEVKIYSDESALEKDAPGAPIALVGDIKLLLKIEVDVAAERIRLGKEIERLANEITKARSKLGNESFVARAPAEVVAQEKQRLAGFEQNHEKLVAQLERLQ, from the coding sequence ATGCCAAACGCCTCAAATACCCCTAATTCACCAGTAGCCGGTTCAGTTGACGAACTGGCCAAATCCTATGAACCCGCCCCAATCGAAGCTTACTGGGGACCAGAGTGGGAACGCCGAGGCATTGCTGATGCCAGCATGGATGAGGGCAAAGACAATTTTTCGATTCAGCTGCCACCACCCAATGTGACCGGCACCCTGCATATGGGTCATGCCTTTAACCAAACCATCATGGATGGCTTGGTGCGTCATGCCCGCATGTCTGGCAACAATACCTTGTGGGTTCCAGGAACCGACCATGCTGGTATTGCCACTCAAATTGTTGTTGAACGGCAACTCGATGCGCAAAAAGTGTCACGCCACGACTTAGGTCGCGAGAAGTTTTTAGAAAAGGTATGGGAGTGGAAAGAAACTTCTGGTAACACCATCACTCGTCAAATTCGTCGCCTCGGTGCTTCGATTGATTGGGGAAAAGAATATTTCACGATGGACAGCAAAATGTCCAAAGCAGTGGTTGAAGTGTTTGTGCGCCTCCATGAACAAGGTTTAATTTATCGCGGCAAGCGTTTGGTGAACTGGGATCCTGTATTGGGAACGGCAGTCTCCGATTTAGAGGTGGTGAGTGAAGAAGAAGATGGCTCCATGTGGCACATCCACTATCCCTTGGCTGATGGCTCAGGCCGCTTGACCGTTGCTACTACCCGCCCAGAAACCTTACTAGGTGACGTAGCAGTCATGATCAACCCAGAAGATGAACGCTACAAACACCTCATTGGCAAATCAGTGAATTTGCCTTTATGTGATCGTCAAATTCCGATTATTGCCGATGACTATGTAGATTTGAACTTTGGTACTGGTGTAGTGAAGGTTACTCCAGCGCATGACTTTAATGACTACGCAGTTGGACAACGTCACCAATTACCGCTCATCAACATCTTCACCTTGGATGCCAAGATTAATGAGAATGCTCCTGCCGCCTATCAAGGCATGGAGCGCTTTGCTGCTCGTAAACAAATCGTGGCCGATTTAGATGCTGCTGGTTTATTAGAAAAAGTTCAGCCACATAAACTGATGGTGCCCCGTGGTGATCGCACCCAAACCATTATTGAGCCCATGCTCACTGACCAGTGGTTTGTGGCGATGTCTAAACCCAGTCCAGATAACCAATATCAACCTGGCTCATCGATTGCCGGTGCTGCATTGGATGCGGTAACCAAAGGTGATATCAAACTGGTTCCAGAAAACTGGATTAATACTTACACCCAGTGGTTAGCCAATATTCAAGACTGGTGTATCTCTCGCCAACTCTGGTGGGGCCATCAAATCCCGGCTTGGTATGGTGATGATGGACAGATTTTTGTGGCACGCTCAGAAGATGAGGTCAAAGCGAAGGCTGCTGCTGCAGGCTACACAGGCAAACTCAATCGCGATGCAGATGTGTTGGATACCTGGTTTAGCTCCGCCCTTGTGCCCTTTAGTTCACTAGGCTGGCCAGAAGAAACAGCTGCTCTCAATCACTTCTTGCCATCATCCGTATTAGTAACTGGCTTTGACATCATCTTCTTTTGGGTGGCGCGCATGGTCATGATGACTTGCCACTTCACCGGCAAGGTGCCTTTCCATACCGTCTATGTTCATGGCTTAGTGCGTGATGCAGAAGGCCAAAAGATGAGTAAGTCCAAAGGCAACACTTTGGATCCAATTGATTTGATCGATGGCATCCAGATTGAAGACCTAATAGGTAAGCGCACTACAGGCCTCATGAATCCCAAGCAAGCAGAAAGCATTAGCAAGAAAACCAAGAAAGAGTTTCCGGAAGGTATTCCAGCATTTGGTACTGATGCTTTACGTTTTACTTTTGCATCCCTTGCCTCGCTCGGTCGCAACATTAACTTTGACCAGAAGCGCTGCGAAGGCTATCGCAACTTCTGTAACAAGCTTTGGAATGCAACGCGTTTTGTACTGATGAACTGCCCTGGTGGTGATGAAGACAATGGCTTAGCGCCTTGTGATAACCAATGCGGCCCAGAAGGCTATTTAGATTTCTCACCAGCAGACCGCTGGATTGTGTCCCAACTACAGAGAACGGAAGCCGAGGTAGCAAAAGGCTTCCAGAACTATCGCTTTGACAATATTGCTAGCAGCATCTATCAATTTGTCTGGGATGAGTATTGCGATTGGTACCTAGAGCTTGCCAAGGTACAACTCCAAACCGGCACACCAGCGCAGCAACGCGCAACTCGTCGGACCTTGCTACGCGTGCTAGAAACCATCTTGCGTATGGCGCATCCACTCATTCCGTTTATCACTGAAACACTTTGGCAAACCGTTGGACCAAAGTCTGGCAAGGAATTAGCAAAACAAAGTCAGCAAACCATCGCCTTGCAACCCTACCCTGTTGCTCAGCCTGAAAAGATTGATGAGCAAAGTGAAGCGTGGGTTGCCCAAGTGAAAGCGATTGTGGATGCCTGCAGAAATCTTCGCGGCGAAATGCAGGTACCCCCAGGGCAAAAAGTGCCGCTGTGGATTTATGGTCCAGAAGCCTTCTTACAAAAAGCGACTCCTTACTTACTCGCATTAGCCAAGCTCGCTGAAGTCAAAATCTATAGCGATGAATCCGCCCTCGAAAAAGATGCGCCTGGCGCACCAATTGCATTAGTTGGCGATATCAAGCTCTTACTCAAAATCGAAGTGGACGTGGCGGCTGAGCGTATTCGACTTGGTAAGGAAATTGAACGCCTTGCTAATGAAATCACTAAAGCCCGCAGCAAATTGGGAAATGAGAGCTTTGTGGCTCGCGCCCCTGCTGAGGTTGTAGCCCAAGAAAAACAGCGCCTTGCTGGATTTGAACAAAATCATGAGAAGCTTGTTGCACAATTAGAGCGTCTTCAATAA
- the galU gene encoding UTP--glucose-1-phosphate uridylyltransferase GalU: protein MPLTTKAVTKAVFPVAGLGTRFLPATKASPKEMLNVVDKPLIQYAVEEAIAAGITEMIFVTGRSKRAIEDHFDKAYELEAELEAKNKQALLDIVRNVKPSHVDCVYVRQPEALGLGHAVLCAEKLVRDEPFAIILADDLLDGQPPVLKQMLKVFNEQNGSVIAVEKIDLAKSSSYGIVAGSEVAKGIYRLNGIVEKPQPQDAPSNLAVVGRYVLSSEIFKHIRNLKPGAGGEIQLTDAIATLLKEEPVFAYEYDGVRYDCGSKLGYLKASVEFALRHPEVSADFAAYLKSRSLT from the coding sequence ATGCCATTGACTACTAAAGCCGTTACAAAAGCCGTCTTCCCTGTTGCCGGTCTTGGTACCCGTTTCTTGCCAGCCACCAAGGCAAGCCCAAAAGAGATGCTCAATGTAGTCGACAAACCACTGATTCAATACGCAGTAGAAGAAGCGATTGCCGCTGGCATTACTGAAATGATTTTTGTCACTGGTCGCAGCAAACGTGCCATTGAAGATCACTTTGATAAAGCGTATGAGCTCGAAGCAGAGCTCGAGGCTAAAAATAAACAAGCGCTACTAGACATCGTGCGTAACGTGAAACCCAGTCATGTTGACTGCGTATATGTCCGTCAGCCTGAAGCACTAGGTTTAGGTCATGCCGTATTGTGTGCAGAAAAACTCGTTCGGGATGAACCCTTCGCTATCATTTTGGCTGATGACTTATTAGATGGTCAGCCTCCAGTCCTCAAGCAAATGCTCAAAGTCTTTAATGAGCAAAACGGCTCTGTCATCGCAGTTGAAAAAATTGATCTAGCAAAAAGTAGTTCTTACGGCATCGTCGCCGGCTCAGAAGTAGCCAAGGGCATCTACCGCCTCAACGGTATTGTCGAAAAGCCTCAACCTCAAGATGCGCCTTCCAACCTCGCTGTGGTTGGTCGTTATGTGCTCTCCTCAGAAATCTTTAAACACATCCGCAATCTCAAACCTGGTGCTGGTGGCGAGATCCAGCTTACCGATGCGATTGCAACCTTGCTTAAGGAAGAGCCAGTATTTGCTTATGAATATGATGGCGTACGTTATGACTGCGGTAGCAAGTTGGGCTATCTCAAAGCGTCGGTGGAATTTGCATTGCGCCACCCGGAGGTCTCTGCTGATTTTGCAGCCTACTTAAAGAGTCGCTCTTTAACTTAA
- a CDS encoding sulfurtransferase TusA family protein, protein MAFNAEVDAIGMNCPLPILRTKKALATMHSGEVLKIKATDSGAARDFPAFAKQTGNELIASSTEGDVLVFFLKRR, encoded by the coding sequence ATTGCATTTAATGCAGAAGTGGATGCGATTGGCATGAACTGCCCACTGCCGATTTTGCGTACCAAGAAAGCATTGGCAACAATGCATTCTGGTGAAGTCTTAAAGATCAAGGCAACTGATTCAGGAGCGGCGAGAGATTTTCCAGCCTTTGCGAAGCAAACGGGCAATGAGCTGATTGCTAGCAGTACTGAAGGTGATGTCTTGGTGTTCTTCTTAAAGAGAAGATAA